One Clostridium estertheticum DNA segment encodes these proteins:
- the helD gene encoding RNA polymerase recycling motor HelD — MAISKSEMEFENNNLKETVQWLNKQINLAAEKQEELEKKVSMLKKSSGGTYNEELALTQQVCEFANKNLQKYSEAVHKPYFARIDFSERRRDKESYYIGKFALNDSSEGEEKVIDWRAPIAELYYNGQQGKVSYKAPIGFVEGELSLKRKFLIKEEKLENAFDEGINDIILRSSNDETTDNALVDEFLKINLEQSIGSKLKDVVATIQKEQNEIIRASKNTVMIIQGSAGSGKTTVALHRLAYLMYKYSENLETQEILVVAPNKLFLDYISDILPSLGVSGVVQSTFEDIACSILKYGGKINTKDMKFSSVMEETDKDKVKFITTSSKFKGSMTFKSIMDRYLKYIENKDIQVEDIIVSQYTLFDANEIKRLYSKDLIHFPVNKRKQEIRRYFNLKLKNLIPEIMEKIDDTYDRSIQSVKRDINDDVSKRKKIIELYDKRDEEKKHFKANAKKAMDEYFKQWSQKSVIDLYFNLLVDEEIFNELTDRKISAKLYAFIKAEAIINMNDNIIDSDDLAALLYLKHKIEGLEKFNFSHIVIDEAQDYSNFQLLMLKNIAINDSFTIVGDIGQGIYYYKGIENWQKLITEVFKGQANYIPLTQSYRSTIEIINVANRVLQKQQNYITPASPVLRHGEKPELIAYSLEKDFAEKLDEIVKSVKSSGKKSIAVIGKTFKECKFIKAQLKKYSKDDWELIKNTDKNFQSERIIIPSYMTKGLEFDCSIVYNCDEENYGDNELDKKILYVVLTRALHLEYIFYKGKPSTLLD, encoded by the coding sequence TTCTGGTGGCACCTATAATGAAGAATTAGCTTTAACACAGCAGGTTTGTGAGTTTGCAAATAAGAATTTACAAAAGTACAGTGAAGCAGTTCATAAACCATATTTTGCAAGAATTGATTTTAGCGAGCGCAGAAGAGACAAGGAGAGCTATTATATAGGCAAATTCGCTTTAAATGATAGCAGTGAGGGAGAAGAAAAGGTAATTGATTGGAGGGCACCTATTGCAGAATTATATTATAACGGGCAGCAAGGTAAGGTTAGTTATAAGGCACCTATAGGTTTTGTAGAAGGTGAGCTATCTCTAAAACGTAAATTTCTTATTAAAGAAGAAAAGTTAGAAAATGCTTTTGATGAAGGTATTAACGATATAATCTTAAGATCATCCAATGATGAAACTACGGACAATGCATTAGTAGATGAATTCTTAAAGATAAATTTAGAACAAAGCATAGGAAGTAAGCTCAAAGATGTAGTAGCTACAATTCAAAAGGAACAGAATGAAATTATAAGGGCAAGTAAGAATACAGTGATGATAATACAAGGTTCTGCAGGTTCAGGAAAAACTACAGTGGCTCTACATAGACTAGCATATTTAATGTATAAATACAGTGAAAATTTAGAAACCCAAGAAATTTTAGTTGTAGCACCTAATAAGCTATTCCTGGATTATATTTCTGATATACTTCCTAGTCTTGGCGTAAGTGGTGTTGTACAAAGCACATTTGAGGATATTGCCTGTAGCATCTTAAAATATGGTGGTAAAATCAATACAAAGGATATGAAGTTTTCTTCAGTTATGGAAGAAACGGATAAAGACAAAGTGAAATTTATAACCACTAGCAGTAAATTTAAAGGAAGCATGACATTTAAAAGCATTATGGATAGATACTTAAAATATATAGAAAATAAAGATATCCAAGTGGAGGATATTATAGTCTCGCAGTATACATTATTTGATGCTAATGAAATAAAAAGATTATACTCTAAGGATTTAATACATTTCCCAGTAAATAAAAGAAAACAAGAAATTAGAAGATATTTTAATTTAAAGCTAAAGAATTTAATTCCAGAAATCATGGAAAAAATAGATGATACCTATGACAGATCCATCCAAAGCGTAAAAAGAGATATTAATGATGATGTTTCCAAAAGAAAGAAAATTATTGAACTTTATGATAAAAGAGATGAGGAAAAAAAGCATTTCAAAGCTAATGCTAAAAAAGCCATGGATGAGTATTTTAAACAATGGTCACAAAAGAGTGTAATTGACTTGTATTTTAATTTACTTGTGGATGAAGAAATCTTTAATGAACTTACTGATAGAAAAATATCCGCAAAGCTATATGCCTTTATTAAAGCAGAAGCTATTATTAATATGAATGATAATATTATCGATAGTGATGATTTAGCAGCTTTACTTTATTTAAAACACAAAATTGAAGGTTTGGAAAAATTTAATTTTTCTCATATCGTAATAGATGAAGCTCAAGATTATAGTAATTTTCAATTATTGATGCTTAAAAATATTGCAATTAATGATTCTTTCACAATTGTAGGTGATATTGGACAGGGGATTTATTATTATAAGGGCATTGAGAATTGGCAAAAGCTTATCACTGAGGTTTTCAAGGGACAAGCAAATTATATTCCACTGACGCAAAGCTATAGATCTACTATAGAAATAATAAATGTCGCAAATAGGGTACTACAAAAGCAACAAAATTATATAACACCAGCGAGTCCTGTGCTAAGGCACGGTGAAAAACCAGAGTTAATAGCCTATAGCTTAGAAAAGGATTTTGCTGAAAAATTAGATGAAATAGTGAAAAGTGTAAAGAGTAGTGGAAAGAAAAGCATAGCAGTTATCGGAAAAACCTTTAAGGAATGTAAATTTATAAAAGCACAACTTAAAAAGTACAGTAAAGATGATTGGGAGTTAATAAAAAATACTGATAAAAACTTTCAGTCAGAAAGAATAATAATACCTTCATATATGACTAAGGGATTAGAATTTGATTGCAGTATTGTTTACAATTGTGACGAAGAAAATTATGGAGATAACGAGTTAGACAAGAAGATATTATATGTAGTACTTACAAGGGCGTTACATTTGGAGTATATCTTTTATAAAGGGAAACCTTCAACATTATTAGACTAA